GTGGATCACTAGCGATGATCTTATTAAGTCAGATTTCCATATCATGACTGCAGAAGAACGTAATGGAGTGAAAGAGGAAACCGGTGATAGTATGGAAGCCTCTTATATGCTTAAAAATAACATTCGTTGGTATTATCATAATGGAGATTTATCAATACCCAGCAATTTTAGTAATAAGCATACCCTGGTAATCAAGGGGAATTTAACCATTAATGGTGATTATGATGATTATTCGGCAGGTGATGGTCAACTCATTGTGTTAGGCAATGTAATTGTCGACAACTTTATTAATCATGATTTCGCATACGTCAAAGGTGAGATGCAAGCGAAAGGTTTAGTCTATGCTGATTATAATGATCATAACTTTGAAGTAATGAAAGGTATTACGGCTCGCGGAATTATTGTTTCAGACAAGGCGACGCAATTTGAGGTTAATAACGCTGAGTTTTATATCAACGAAGATACCAGCAATGAAAATTATGACTGGGATGCGAATATTCGGAAAGCGTATTCGCTGTTTGAGCCCGACCTCTATGAGATTACTGAAATTAAAACCGACAATGTTTTAAATGCCTATCCTGATTATGACAGCGTAGCGGCCAGTATTGTCCAGGGATTGCCGTTGTTTCGCGATAAACCTGTATCGGGGGTAAGTGAAAAATTGCAGTGGATTGAACAGGGCAAGGTCGAAAAATTTGCGGCTGGCAACGTTAAACATGAAGATCCGCTGGTGGCGCGTTTTCTGACTCGCATGGAGAGTCTACCAACCGATGTTATGCTGCAATTGCTACAGCATCCTGATGACCAGACACGAGAATATATGGCGCAGCGTTGGCCCGCCAGGCAAATGCATTTACTCACCGCGCCTTTTATTAAAGACCAGGCAGTGGCGAAAGGACTGATTAAAAACAGCGATATTTCACCAGAAGTGAATGAAAAATTAATGTCGACTCCTGTCGAGAGCGTCCAACTCGAGCAGGCCAGACAGGATAATCTTTCTCCGGAAATCATTGCCCTATTAAGTCAGAGTCCGTTTCCGATTGTGCGTAAGACGTTAGTCAGCCAGTACGATTACGCGTGGCTGGCGCCAGCATCCGTGGTGGATGAACTGATAAATAGCGATGATGATAAACTACGCGAACGAATTGCTGGTGCCGATTTGACTACACGACAAGCCGTGGCGCTGAGTAACGATCAATCACTTAAGGTCCGTGAAGCCGTAGCCCATACGCTTGCGGAACTAAAAGTTACGCGGCTTTCTGCAAACATGAGTATTCCCGATATTGAACGTATTGCAGATCAAATGTATCTCGATAATAAAGACCATAAAAATATCGTTATGGCATTATTTATTGCTTTACCTGAAGCGCGCCAACTGTCGCTGGCAAAAGAAGATATACGATATTTACGTGAAGGTGCGCGTTATCTGACATCAACTGAAGTGATTAACTATCTCCTGACACATCATGATAACCCTGCTGTCTGGAATGAATTAGCACACGATAAACTGCTGCCGTTAGAATATAAGGAAAAATTGTGGCAGCGCACATTGCAATTAATGATGAACAAACGGCAAGAAGATCAGGAGCAGGCGTATGATATACAACTGGAACTGATTGATAATGGCATGGTAGATGAAGCAATGCTCAATGACGCCATCGATTTGCTGCCTGATTTACCGGCTGAATATCGTTACCGGATGCGCAATCAGTTATTTGATAAAAATGATTTACCATCAGAGATTATTGCCCGTCTTGATAAGCAATATCGCTTTAATTCTGACTGGGCGCTGTCTGTTACAGACATGACAAATAGTAATCGTAGGCAGTGTGATAGAGGATTACGTCGCTGGAATGATGATGATAGCGTTATTTTAATTGAGCTGGATAAGCTGACAGATAAGCCTGATGACGAGTTTTGGCTGGCATTACTGCAAAGTCGGCATGAACAATTACGTAAAACGGCGTTGATTAATGCGCATACGCCGACTTCCGCATTCACAGCATTGGTTACACCGCAGGATCGTCAGGGAGCGATTGCCAATCCGCAACTGCCTGCTGAGGTGAAAACGGCGTGGTTAAAAGAGGAACCGTCATTACTGTTATTTGCCGATCATCCGGATCCGCAACAATTACGAAAATTAGTTAAAACCGGATCGACACGGCAAATTCGTAGTGAAGCGCGCAATAAGCTTGAGGAACTAAAATGAGGTCACGGCCCTGGAGTAAATTACAGCGGGAAATCTATGATTTACTGACGCCGATCATCAATTTGCAAATTCACTGTACCCGTTATCCAATGCGCAGCCAAAATGGTGGAAGCACCGATTTGCCGTGTTACTGGATCACTCTGGATCACGATGTTATCTGGGATTACCCAAAAGACTTTGTCGCGGGTAATCATGGCGTGCGAAATTTTCACGGCGAAACTTGCTGGTATCCTTACCTGACGGATATTTGTTCAATTTCCGATTTATTGCGTGAATATATTGATACACCGAAAGCGGAACTGTTAAC
The DNA window shown above is from Escherichia sp. E4742 and carries:
- a CDS encoding DUF2773 domain-containing protein codes for the protein MNKIKILIICMIVFIATENVYAAEWITSDDLIKSDFHIMTAEERNGVKEETGDSMEASYMLKNNIRWYYHNGDLSIPSNFSNKHTLVIKGNLTINGDYDDYSAGDGQLIVLGNVIVDNFINHDFAYVKGEMQAKGLVYADYNDHNFEVMKGITARGIIVSDKATQFEVNNAEFYINEDTSNENYDWDANIRKAYSLFEPDLYEITEIKTDNVLNAYPDYDSVAASIVQGLPLFRDKPVSGVSEKLQWIEQGKVEKFAAGNVKHEDPLVARFLTRMESLPTDVMLQLLQHPDDQTREYMAQRWPARQMHLLTAPFIKDQAVAKGLIKNSDISPEVNEKLMSTPVESVQLEQARQDNLSPEIIALLSQSPFPIVRKTLVSQYDYAWLAPASVVDELINSDDDKLRERIAGADLTTRQAVALSNDQSLKVREAVAHTLAELKVTRLSANMSIPDIERIADQMYLDNKDHKNIVMALFIALPEARQLSLAKEDIRYLREGARYLTSTEVINYLLTHHDNPAVWNELAHDKLLPLEYKEKLWQRTLQLMMNKRQEDQEQAYDIQLELIDNGMVDEAMLNDAIDLLPDLPAEYRYRMRNQLFDKNDLPSEIIARLDKQYRFNSDWALSVTDMTNSNRRQCDRGLRRWNDDDSVILIELDKLTDKPDDEFWLALLQSRHEQLRKTALINAHTPTSAFTALVTPQDRQGAIANPQLPAEVKTAWLKEEPSLLLFADHPDPQQLRKLVKTGSTRQIRSEARNKLEELK
- a CDS encoding SF0329 family protein, giving the protein MRSRPWSKLQREIYDLLTPIINLQIHCTRYPMRSQNGGSTDLPCYWITLDHDVIWDYPKDFVAGNHGVRNFHGETCWYPYLTDICSISDLLREYIDTPKAELLTKQFAGDKWGLVNILRAADRRIGTRRLDQLRRKTHNIAALKIITRRSE